In Drosophila busckii strain San Diego stock center, stock number 13000-0081.31 chromosome 3R, ASM1175060v1, whole genome shotgun sequence, the sequence cactTGCAGTCAAAGGAAACATCATCCGTACTTAGCTGCGACATATCAACTGACGACAAATATATTGTGACGGGCTCAGGTGATAAGAAGGCAACTGTCTACGAAGTTATTTAttagaaaaacaaattaaaagaacACCCAAGCAGAGGAAACCAACACACCTTTCATTTTGTAATAAGTGCATATAGGTTTTTattacaatacacacacacataaacacaaaaactaaaaaaaatattaaaaatcaacaCTTAATGTTTGAGagaacatgcaacaacaacaacggcaacaactgcagcgcCAATGCATTAAAGcgaagcaaattaaaattctataatataaatatattaaaaacaaaacaaaaaagaaagtaaaagctaaatatttaagcatactTGTAGCtactaagcttaagctaagtcCAATAAAAAGTTGAACACAAATTGCAAAGTAGATAAAAACTAAACAGAAACACCAAGCAACCTAAAACagaataaacaataattataaatgctaaGCGAGTGCAACAGaaatgaaaactaattaaagaaaaattgtaataaCAGTCGGCGTTACCTACTACGCTCATCAAAAAGAGTTAAGTGCCGGGCCATTTTGAAGCCCAGCACAGATTTAGTCATTGCAGGAGCGTTGAGATTATGATTAACAGAGTTGAGTACACAAAATGTCAGATATGTAGATTGCTTTTTagtttgtctatgtgtgtttATAAGTCGGCAGCGAAggtttttgtaaaaaaaaatatatacacaagcaaaaaacaaaagaaactttaaattacaaatacagaacaaaatttgtaagttttgaatttgttaattCGTTTTTTTATTGATGACCAGCCCCTTTCGGAATCCTTTGCCCTAacttctcacacacacacacacatacacacttcGCACACTAAACACAATTGCATGCAGAAGAAaagtaaatatacatatataaatatatatatatatataaatgaatattataaGTAAGCTGTTTAGTTAAGAATTTTACCTTATGAATTatacacaagcacacatacacatcggacaacaaaattgaaagcaagtGCCCccatatacaattttttaggTGGGGCGCATAAGCagccagcttttgctttttatcaataatttacatttttgtcaAAATCATATAACTGTAAAATCCTACGTTTTGTGCagctaaaacaacaaacaaacaaaacacaacttgTTTAAACGTTAGTTTATCTagtaataaaaaagaagaaaagtatatatataaatatatatgtatattatatagaatGTGGGCACAGATTGCGCCCAGCATAAAGAAACAAATAAGAAAAGGAGTATAATAGAGTGCAGCACACGCttcgatttttaattttacaaatattattattattgtggttatatatgtatataattatattataaataattgaagcaaaaacgaaaaataaaaaattatatatgtaatcAAAGTTAAAGCTCTCAAAACACATCCGTTGTATAGACGCTACGCTGTCGAGGAACTGGAGCACCTTGCTGACGCGCAAGCTTCGTGTGCAGCTCACGCAGTAAATCACATTGACGTCCCGAAATCTGACGAAACTTGTCAATAGCAATGGGCAGCAGATTGTCCACCAAGAATATTTTGTTCTTTACCACAAAGTTAGGCTAAAAAAggaattgaattgcattttaataggTTTCTTCATTGATAATCGGATATTACTTACATCCACAGCCAAATCGCTGGGCGGCTTGAGTGCATGTTGCGCTATAAAGAGAtcacgcagcagctgctccaggcTCTGCAACAGCGTTTCGCCCTTGGCCAGGTAGCCACAATATTCGGTGAGTTGTAGATAATGACGCACAAAGACCAGCGTGGATTGAGTTAAGTTTAGCCAAGTGTCGCCCGTGGTCTGAGCACGCATATCAATGCCTAGAGTATCGAGCTCAAGCAGCAagcgctttaaatttgatttagtttgTAGGTTGTAAGGCTGCCAGCTTTCTTCTGTGCGGCCCACGGCATCCAGCAGCCGCTGCTTGGACTCTTCAATTAATGATTCAAGCGTCGTGCGCAGCAATCCCTCCAGATGATAGCTTATATCAAGACCAATTTCTGTAAGCTTTGTAGCCGGCTTGCGCACTCGCTCCACGCACTTGGCCATGGCCTCCAGCGATGTACCTTTGGTTAGATAATGCTTGATTAGCTGGCTTGCAAAGTATTGCAGCTCCGCGTTGCACcaaacaacaagcgcagccACGCACGCCGGCTGCTGCTCAAAGGCACTGAGATAATCACACGCCACCTGTGTTAGGTCGCAGAAGAAAAGCTCGGAGATTTCAGCATTGTTGCGTCGTGCCTCGCGCTGTGCCACACGTAAGCTAACTGTACAGACTTTTAGCAGCGTGGCGCTCGCTTGACGTGAGCGACCCATTTCAACAAGTATGCTCAGCGGTCGTCGCGCCGCCCGCAACGCTATTTGCAAATTGCGATTGTGACTGTTGGACAGCTCCTGCAGCAGTACGTTGGTCAACTTTTGTTCCTGCTGCTTTACTTTGCTCTCAATGCTGTCCGCTTGTGGCAGCTTCTTTTTGTGCTCAGCAAGTCGCAGAAATTCTAGTGTGCGCTTTATAAGTGTTTGTGCATCTTCAAAGTGCCGTTGCGCCACCAACGTTTGAATTTCCTCACTGGCCGTGCTAAGCCACTCTGGCGTTTCATCCTCTAGCGACTTGGGCTCAGACTCACTAGGACTTGGTAATACTTGCTTTTCGGGTGTAGAGTTCTTTGATTGGGACTGTTGCTGCGATTTGTTACGATTTGGTGGCTGCGGTGCTTGTCCCTTTTTCGGTTTCTTTTGTTGATCAAAGCGAAAAGCTTCCTCTAGCTTCTCAATCCATTCACTTTTTCCTGCCGCTGTTATGCTTTGATATATCTTGGAGCCATCTGGTGTTATAATATTAATGGCATTTTTAACGCCATCCAGATCCTTTATATTAATAACACCTATCTTTTTGGGATCGTATTCGTTTAGAAACTCCAGGCGCCTGCATGAAAGTAACACTTAATACCACATTGTATAAACTGAATAGGATTACTTACTTATCATGCTTGACTTTGCATACAATAAGCACATCGTTgaagagaaagaaaaagacACGCTGTATGGGACGATAGTCATTGCCATCGAGTTCAATGAGTGCGCCCTCATTTAGAAATGTTTTGCCCTCTAGATTGCCATTGAAGCCCTGCACCATTTCCTTAACAGCACGCGTGGCATGACTATTTTCCAAATCCTCAGCCGCCGTATTCTCCGCCTCTACACTGTCCGCCTTTAGATTGTTGCTTGTCTTGCCATCGCTCATTGTAGCCAGTATGTTGCGCTGCTCGATGAGTATATGCGACAGCTGGTACATTTCCGACTCGAgatctaaaatataaaagagttTAGCTGACTATAGACtaaatatatactaaatgTTTACGTGATATCTCTTTGGCAGTTTGTATAAACTGCATATAATTCTTTTTGCATGTTTGCTTAAGCGTTGCTGATGTTTGCTCATTGTAAGACTCAATCTCCTtcttgcgctgctgcaaatCGCTACCGCCCACACATTCTCTTGTCAATTCCTTGGTATCTAAACACAGTGAAGAATGTGATTACGACAAATATATGCACAAGCAAACGTAAGAACTCACATTTATCCacgctaaaattaaaatcatcaAACACTTTCATCTTGCACCaaactcaaattaattttcgcaaagtttataagcaaaaactttCTGTGTTGTGGTTTTTTCTCTAGAAGCTGTTCAATGGAACGACTTGAACTTTCTTTCAATAGAATGAACCATTGGCTCAAGTGTCGCAACAGGGTGGCAACGTTTTATATcttagtttgttgttttgatgagtaattttcaataaacagcaaacacaagACGCAAATAGTTAGATATTAATTTGGCAAAATGGATTGGCTTTTCGGCAAGAAAATCTCTCCAGATGAGATGCTACGCAAGAATCAGCGTGCCCTAAACAAGGCCATGCGTGATTTGGACCGTGAGCGCATGAAAATGGACCAGCAGGAGAAAAAAATCATAGCAGACATTAAGAAAATGGCCAAGGAGGGTCAAATGGATGCGGTCAAGATCATGGCCAAAGATTTAGTGCGCACGCGTCGCTACTCTAAGAAATTTATGCTCATGAAGGCGAACATACAGGCGGTTTCGCTTAAGATTCAAACGCTTAAATCTCAAAACACAATGGCACAAGCCATGAAAGGTATGTGGAGGGGCGTTAGCTGGGTGGCTTGAGGTTCACACAGTTGACTCATAACAATAACTGTGTGATGGCATTTTTGCAGGTGTTACCAAGGCAATGCAGAATATGAACAGACAGCTGAATCTCCCGCAAATACAAAAGATTCTGCAAGACTTTGAGAAGCAGTCCGAAATGATGGACATGAAGGAAGAGATGATCAATGACGCTATTGATGATGCCATGGAAGATGAGGGCGATGAGGAGGAAACTGATGCTGTTGTCTCGCAGGTGCTTGACGAGCTGGGCTTACAGCTGGGCGAGCAGTTGGGAGATTTGCCTTCAGCATCCGGCTCGCTGTCTATTGCAGGCGGCGCAGGTGCACAAAAAAcagccgctgccgttgccgctggcGGTGCAGGCAACGGACCAGCAACCACTTCAGGTGGCGGAAACACTGGTGGTAGCGGCGGCTCTACGCCCATGTCCGATGCGGATGCAGACTTGCAAGCGCGTCTGGATAAGCTGCGCAAGgattaaattatttcacgCTTCCAGTTGCCGTCGTTCTATCGTTTTTAAGAGCAAATGCTATGTTATATGTACTTTGATATGCCCCGTATTACCTGCccgaagaaaaaaaaatcgatttatattttgtctAAACTTTGAATTACGATAACAAcagtatatatttaagctttagGGGAGGGACACAATTACGTTTGAAAACACCAAAGTATCTAGAGCATTGGCTAATTTACTGAAATCCACTGGCTAGGAACACACGCTCCACTTGCTGGAACACCTCATCAGCATCTGGACTGGCATCGATTTTCTTCACCTGCCCAGCCTGATCAAAGTGCTTGATAATCGGCAAGGAATCGTTGTTGTAGGTCTGAATGCGTTTCTTAAGGCTGTCCATATTGTCGTCACTACGACCCGAACCGCCTTGACCACGGCCCAGACAGCGTGTAACGCAGACATCCTCAGCGCAGTCAAAGAAcagcacaaattgcatttcCGTCTTGTCGGACATCTGACGGTTCCAGCCGTCCAAGTTATCTTGATTGCGCGGAAAGCCATCGATAAGAAATAGCGATTTGCCCGAATTTTTCATGGCATTTTCCAGCAATGAACAGGTGACCTCAACCGGCACTATCTTGCCATTACGTATATAGTCGTCTATAAGCTGCCCAAACTCTGAGCCCTCGCGTGCACGCTCCTCTCGCAACAAATCGCCAGCGGACAAGTGCGTAAATTGAAAGCGATCCACAATTTTAGAGCATTGCGTGCCCTTGCCTGCTCCAGGGCCACCCAATACGAATACAACCTTTGGCATTGCGACGGACATGTTTAGAATTTGTTTGTGGCTAATGTTGACGGCCGGCGTTTGATGGTATTTGGTTCTACAAATGTTGTAGTTGTACTTTTGGGAATGTTGAAATTGCCTAGTCAGCAAGGGTACCTTTGCAGACTCAATAGCGTTTGCTAATCGCGTAAAAGCACACCACATTGACaaatgaaaaccaaaaacaaatgtgtaCCCAGCTGTGACGTCACAGCAACCACCAATTTGTGCACAAGCTCGTTAACCAACACTAACCACGAAAACGCgcgtaaataattttaaattatggtTATTggtaattaatatatatatttaaatgagttGCGCTTGATTTTTTTGTATGAGATCAGCTACTAGCTGATAGGGTATAATATGTTGTGAGCCCGGCGTCAGATCAACTTCCTCATCATCAACGCCCACAATGACGCCAgaaactgaaattaatttaattagttaatggCTAAGAGTACACCAGGTTTTGTTATTGCTAATTACCTGCCACATTGGCCTTGAGAAATACATGGCTCATAAGATTAGGCGTTACAATACGCTGTTCCGCTTCGCCTCGCTGCTGGCTGGGCATATACTGTGTGGCCACTTTGTGGAAATATTCATCCATATGCGTAGCAAATTCTTGTGCGAATTTGGCTTCTTCTGGCGATAGACGCTTATCGGCTGGCTCACGAGCCGCTTCTTGGTTGAGTATGTGCTGGGtaaatgtttcaattttttgcaGCCGGCAACGCAAGTAGCTTGTCATTATGTAGCGTATACGTTCCAGTTCCATTTGATGCACTACATAACGAAAGTCATTTTTCTCCAAGTCTCTCATTTGCTCCTCCATATGCGCTACCTGTGATAGCATTAGCTCCAGCATATCCGTTTGATGCTGCAGCAATTCCGGCGCACACATTTCATTCGTCCAAGCAGTCTCCAATATCTCCAAGAcctaacaaaagcaacaagtgtCAAGTTGCAAAATATGTGATTATAGTTGAGCTACTTACTTTTTGAGCAGTAATTGGCTCAgcatcttcatcatcatcttctTCGTAGGCGCCTGCCAAATCAGCCTCAGTGCTTGCATCCTGATCGTTCAAAGCTACTTCGCTTTCCGACATGGTTATAATATTCCGAAAAAGTAAACAATGGTTTGGCGGGGAATGGCAAAATACAATCAAGCAATTGAAACATTTTGCAACACTTACTCACACTGGCATTCACGATGGCATccacaacacaacaaacggaatttaaaaagaattttcgCTTAATTGTTGAGAGAATCTTTAACAACTGGCAAAATCTGCGCCTCGCCGTCGAGCATGGCATGGGTGGTCGCAACGGTCAGCAGGTATGCATAGCGCTTTATTAAAATCACCTGAAAATTTCTAACCTAACATTGCCAACCAGGTGGCCATACAAATAATGGACTACACATATGAATACTGTGTGGGCAATGACAATATCACCCCCGGCGAGTTGCAGGAGGTGGTTGAGGAGCTAATGGATCAGGAATTCAACACACTTTGCGACGATCATTCCATCCCCGAAATATGCCGTAATTTGCTGCGCTACAAGCAAATGGCAGTGGCCGGAAAGTATCCGGAGATTGAAACAGAGCTAAACAAGCTGCCACAGGGCAAGGACTGGCTCCGTCCTGATGTAAAGATCACATACACACCCATTGATGGCGACTCTTCATCCGACGAGGATATGGATGATGAGAGTGACAACGGTGAAGGCATGGAAGATAATGAAAGCGACGAGGACAtggccaccaccagcagcggGCGTGTAACTCGCTCTCAGACACGCAAACAGGCTGCAGCGCAGTTTGTAGAGCCAGAAGATGGTTGGACGACTGTGCGTAGAAAATAGGTAGtcgcaaaaataaataaaaatcaatttgtttagttataatAAGCTTTGTTTACTTCTTGCAAGTCTAAGAATCTAAGTGGTGCAATGGGTCTACGGGTTTTGGGCATGTGGCTGGTATTACACGTATTACAATCAATAGGCACTGATCTGGAGGCAGTTTTGTGGGCAGCAGATTCGACTTGCAGTTGTGACCAAGATGTAAATTTTGTTCCTTTGGCTAGTGCTAATTTTGGATCAACGACAGTTGTAATAGAGTCTATGTCTGCAGTTAGTGACAAGTTAAGAGCCGGATAAAAAAAGAAGGCAAACATAAAAGCGCCCACTAATATTAGCACTGgcacaaaaacagcaaaatatttgtccGGCAGGTAGGAGTGTAGACCCAGATTTACGGGTAAATACGCCCAGGCcacataaactataaataacaCGGTAAAGAGCATATAAAACGCAAAGCCATAGATAGCTCTATGCGGTGTCGGTGCTGGACTGTGTTCCGGCATTGTTTTCCTCTGTTTCACCAAATTGCTTTATTGTGTCCTGACAAAGCAGCAGACATTCAAAGAATGACGTTATGGCTGTTCGCAGATTCTTTACTTGGTCGGCTTTAAAGTGCACCACTAGCACATCGCTCTCCAAGCTGAGCGTCTTCTGCACAAAATTGCGTCGTGGTTCTTGATCAACACTTAGCACCCGGTATGCAATCTCTGCATATTTTGGTGTATCAAAGGGCACTCTTATTGTTCTGTAATAATGACACAATTAAAAACATGTTTatcattgattttattttgaccTACGATTCATTGGGTTTATTATTTACTGGCGTCGGCattatttacaaatgtttTCTATAAGAGCAAGAGCGGCACATGTTTTGGTTTCACAAAGTGTGAATGGCAGTTGAAAGATGAAGAATTTGTCAGCCGTGTGAAATAGAGTTGAGATCTTTAGTTCAATCTGATGAACAAATTCATTTGTGAATGTGTAACTAATATTATCTATTAAACTATCTttaaaatgattattaatattcaccacattattattatactacTACACAggtttttatattatagatTTTTGACAAaacctcttttttttttttttttttttatttttttttctattatttattaagtgagGAAACCGTACAGCATAAAATGTACCTTAACAACACATGGATAGAAATAGAGAAATGAACCAAACCTCAATTCAATATGAGGATTACATTATGGATATGTCATCTTTATTGGCCCCTAATGGTTTTGGCAAAGCCTTGCCGTTTGAGTCGTCTCAGAGGTCTAGCTGGAAGTAAGTTTCTAGCAAGTAGGTTGCGGTGTCTCAGGAGTCTCTCACTGTATCGGCTTGTGTGCCTACCAATTTGCTCTTCTACAGTATGTAGTTTTAGGTCTTTATGGAGAGTGGTCCCGCGCACATACCAGGGACAGTCTGTTATGCTCCTCAGTGTCCGGTTCTGCAACACCTGGATCCTTTTATAATTGGATTTGGCTGCGATCCCCCAAATCTGTATTCCGTACAGCCAGATTGGCAGGATGCAATGCGCATATGCCGCCCTTTTGCATCTAAGCGGCAAGGTGCTCTTCCTATTTAGAAGCCAACGCATTTGCTGGATCCTCATGTAGCATTTTCTAGCCGTGGCTTTGAGATGTGGCCCAAAGGTAAGGCGCTTATCCAGGGTAATGCCAAGGTATGTTGCTTGCAAAGGCTGCTCCAGAGTGACTCCCTCTAGCTGTATTTCAGGCGTATTAGGTATGTACCTCTTCAGTGTGAAACAGGTGTTCGTTGTTTTCAACGGATTGATCTTCAGGTTCCACTGTTTGCACCAAGCTGCGAGAGTTGCAAGATACTCTTGCAGGCCATTAGCTGCTTCTCTGCAACAGCCAGAGTTGTAAATAACTGCAATGTCATCTGCATAGGTGGCAATTAGAGCTTTGGAGGGAGCTACCATATGTTGATTGTTGGGGCTGGGTATATCAGCAGTATACAGCGAATATAGCAATGGACCGAGTACGCTGCCCTGCGGGACTCCTGCTCTCATTAGGTAGCTACTCGACTGTGTATTCCTAACTTTAACCTTAAACTCTCGCTCTTCCAAATATGATTTCAAAAGTCCATAGAACGGAGCAGGTagcatgtttttaattttgcatagtAGACCATCATGCCATACCTTATCGAAGGCTTGTTGCATATCAATAAAAACTGCATTGGAGTACTCCTGGTCGTCAAAGGCCTAACACTTTTGGAACCAATAGCGGAGGTTTATCTTATGCATCAATAACCAGAAATGGAAATGGACCTGCCCAGCGCCGTCTACATGACCTCCaagcgcagcaacaattacagaAATCGAATAAAAATgctgtacaacaacaacaagtgcttgACGTTCAGTCAATAttagagcaacagcaacagcaatttttaaaatggcaacagcagctccagcaacagcagcaacagcaattccTTTTTtggctacagcagcagcagcaggaacaacagcagcaacacaagcaAAACAGCCAACGACTTGAACGGCTCGAAAATATGGTTTTTGAAATGGCCAACTCAATCAAACAATGGACGGGGGATAAATCAGTTCTCCAGCGCCACAACATCGCTTCAACCTCACAATGAACAATCTCAGGATCCTTATCTGGAATGTCAATGGCATCTCCGGTAAAGCCAGAGAAGTTGAGCTCTTTGCGCACAACAACCGTATCGACATTATACTTTTAAGTGAGATAAGGCTTAATCGAGGAGAAGTTGTCAATATATATGGGTACTCCTTCTATCCAGCGTATAAGCCATCACGGCACAATCATGGCATCGGAGGAGCGGCGGTTTTGGTGAAAAGCTCTCTAAGTCATTTCCcacaaaatgttattgaaaCACAAAACATACAAATGTCTTCCATTAAAGTTGCCACAGGTATGGGGTATTTGGATGTGAGGGCAATATACTGTCCTCCAAGGCACAGAATCGTAGAAAGGCACTTCACTGACATACTAGCTTCTTGTGGCCAGAGGTATCTGGTTGGTGGTGACTGGAATGCTCGACATTGGTTGTGGGGAGACACTTACAATTCACCCAGAGGACGTGAGCTAGTCGAATCAATTTCAGCTAGAGGGGCTAAAATTCTTGCCACTGGTTCACCTACTAGATACCCATATGTATCCAGTCACACTGCTACTTGCATTGATTTTGCATTATACCATGGGATACTGGAttctcaaataaatattagccaAAGCTGGGATTTAGACTCTGATCACATTGCCctaattgtaaatttgcaaACCAATGGTGTTAATGTCAGCCCAAGTCCTCGGTTAATCACAAGACGCACTGATCTCATCGCCTTCAAACAACATCTTGAAAGCTCCTTTCAACTAAATTTGACTCTGGACTCTAAAGAGGACATTGAGAATGCTGTCGATATTCTAACTGATAGCATATATAGAGCTGCTACTGCTTCAACGCCACCTGATATTGATCATCGTCCTATAACTTATGGCATTGTTCTTACAAGGGAAGCCAGAGAGCTGATCAAGAGAAAAAGACGCCTTCGTAGAAGAGCAATTCGCTCTCAAGATCCTGAGGACCGAATTTTATGGAATcgagcagcaaaacaattacGAACCCTTTTAAGGGAACTTCGTAGCGATTTCTTCGAGCAAAAATTGTCCTCCATGGACTACACCATTGACACGAATTACTCTTTATGGAAGTGCACAAAATCGCTTAAACGACAACCTTTTAGACAGGTTCCAGTCCGATGTCCTGGTGGCGAATTTGCAAAAACCGAATTGGAGCAAGCCAATGCTTTCGGTCAACACTTAGAGGATCGCTTCACTCCTTATGATTTTGCTACAATAGAACAAGTTAGAGAGACCCATCAGAGTTTGGATACTCCATTGCAGATGTCACTGCCTATTAAACCTATAAGGATTGAGGAGATATCTGAAGTCATCGAACttttgcccaaaaataaaGCTCCGGGTATTGATAGGATTTGTAACACTACGCTGAAGGCCTTGCCTACAAGAGCGCTCCTATAtatagcattaatttttaatgctattaTTAGGATCCAAGTGTTTCCAAAGCAATGGAAGTTAGCTGCGATTCTGATGATTCACAAGCCAGGTAAACCAGAGACTGATCCTGAGTCATATCGCCCAATCAGCCTGTTACCCTCCCTGTCTAAAGTATGGGAGAAGCTAATTGCCAATCGTATTACTCTGATTATGAGTCAAAGCAGTATCTTGCCAGATCATCAATTTGGCTTTCGAAGAGGACATGGCACTGTCGAACCAAGTCCACAGATTGGTAACATATTTTTGACAAACtactagatatatatatacttttttaattataaatttgtagttcATTCGacaaaacttattttattgagTTCGTTTACATATGAGatgtattttatacattttgagctcatattaaaagcaaaagtaagaATTAGAAagatttgattgcatttttctACAATACTATTATAAGCcttttattaaactattctataaatatatatatgaataattaGGCACATTTCCTTATAGTCCTTTTTCTATGAATCAAATAATATGCATGTTAGACAATGGCCTTTAAAACGATATGCAACTCAAAGGAACTTTAAGCATACTCCTCAATGATGAATACATTTCAGGAATAATTTTCCTTGTACTTGTCTTAAAAGGATGTTTAGCCAATTTAGATAAcaactttatattttaggACAATTCCATAAGTCAGTAACATTGACCAACGCATCTGCCCAAAAAATAACATGTAAAAGTccaaacacaaattaaatagattAACGCATTTCCAACTTGTATTTCCTTTATTACAAAATGCTTCCACGTCCGATACTTAATTCAACGAATATCCTTAGTGTATTTACTTCTTGGACTTAACGACGCCCTTGGGTGCGGGCTTCTTGGATGCAGTTTTGACAGCGGATTTACCAGCAGTCTTGCCAGCTGGCTTCTTGGTAGGCGCAGCCTTGGTGGGCTTCTTCTCCACCTTCTTGACGGGCTTAACGAGGGCCTCGCGCTGGCTCTTCAGTGCCTTGACGATCTTCTGCTCCTCGATGAGGAAAGCGCGCACAATGCGCTCACGCAGGCAG encodes:
- the LOC108604791 gene encoding exocyst complex component 8, coding for MKVFDDFNFSVDKYTKELTRECVGGSDLQQRKKEIESYNEQTSATLKQTCKKNYMQFIQTAKEISHLESEMYQLSHILIEQRNILATMSDGKTSNNLKADSVEAENTAAEDLENSHATRAVKEMVQGFNGNLEGKTFLNEGALIELDGNDYRPIQRVFFFLFNDVLIVCKVKHDKRLEFLNEYDPKKIGVINIKDLDGVKNAINIITPDGSKIYQSITAAGKSEWIEKLEEAFRFDQQKKPKKGQAPQPPNRNKSQQQSQSKNSTPEKQVLPSPSESEPKSLEDETPEWLSTASEEIQTLVAQRHFEDAQTLIKRTLEFLRLAEHKKKLPQADSIESKVKQQEQKLTNVLLQELSNSHNRNLQIALRAARRPLSILVEMGRSRQASATLLKVCTVSLRVAQREARRNNAEISELFFCDLTQVACDYLSAFEQQPACVAALVVWCNAELQYFASQLIKHYLTKGTSLEAMAKCVERVRKPATKLTEIGLDISYHLEGLLRTTLESLIEESKQRLLDAVGRTEESWQPYNLQTKSNLKRLLLELDTLGIDMRAQTTGDTWLNLTQSTLVFVRHYLQLTEYCGYLAKGETLLQSLEQLLRDLFIAQHALKPPSDLAVDPNFVVKNKIFLVDNLLPIAIDKFRQISGRQCDLLRELHTKLARQQGAPVPRQRSVYTTDVF
- the LOC108602220 gene encoding uncharacterized protein LOC108602220, producing the protein MASTTQQTEFKKNFRLIVERIFNNWQNLRLAVEHGMGGRNGQQVAIQIMDYTYEYCVGNDNITPGELQEVVEELMDQEFNTLCDDHSIPEICRNLLRYKQMAVAGKYPEIETELNKLPQGKDWLRPDVKITYTPIDGDSSSDEDMDDESDNGEGMEDNESDEDMATTSSGRVTRSQTRKQAAAQFVEPEDGWTTVRRK
- the LOC108604717 gene encoding charged multivesicular body protein 2a, which codes for MDWLFGKKISPDEMLRKNQRALNKAMRDLDRERMKMDQQEKKIIADIKKMAKEGQMDAVKIMAKDLVRTRRYSKKFMLMKANIQAVSLKIQTLKSQNTMAQAMKGVTKAMQNMNRQLNLPQIQKILQDFEKQSEMMDMKEEMINDAIDDAMEDEGDEEETDAVVSQVLDELGLQLGEQLGDLPSASGSLSIAGGAGAQKTAAAVAAGGAGNGPATTSGGGNTGGSGGSTPMSDADADLQARLDKLRKD
- the LOC108602221 gene encoding phosphatidylinositol N-acetylglucosaminyltransferase subunit P; this translates as MPEHSPAPTPHRAIYGFAFYMLFTVLFIVYVAWAYLPVNLGLHSYLPDKYFAVFVPVLILVGAFMFAFFFYPALNLSLTADIDSITTVVDPKLALAKGTKFTSWSQLQVESAAHKTASRSVPIDCNTCNTSHMPKTRRPIAPLRFLDLQEVNKAYYN
- the LOC108602222 gene encoding uncharacterized protein LOC108602222 — encoded protein: MPTPVNNKPNESTIRVPFDTPKYAEIAYRVLSVDQEPRRNFVQKTLSLESDVLVVHFKADQVKNLRTAITSFFECLLLCQDTIKQFGETEENNAGTQSSTDTA
- the LOC108604719 gene encoding DNA replication complex GINS protein SLD5, with translation MSESEVALNDQDASTEADLAGAYEEDDDEDAEPITAQKVLEILETAWTNEMCAPELLQHQTDMLELMLSQVAHMEEQMRDLEKNDFRYVVHQMELERIRYIMTSYLRCRLQKIETFTQHILNQEAAREPADKRLSPEEAKFAQEFATHMDEYFHKVATQYMPSQQRGEAEQRIVTPNLMSHVFLKANVAVSGVIVGVDDEEVDLTPGSQHIIPYQLVADLIQKNQAQLI
- the LOC108604716 gene encoding UMP-CMP kinase, translating into MWCAFTRLANAIESAKVPLLTRQFQHSQKYNYNICRTKYHQTPAVNISHKQILNMSVAMPKVVFVLGGPGAGKGTQCSKIVDRFQFTHLSAGDLLREERAREGSEFGQLIDDYIRNGKIVPVEVTCSLLENAMKNSGKSLFLIDGFPRNQDNLDGWNRQMSDKTEMQFVLFFDCAEDVCVTRCLGRGQGGSGRSDDNMDSLKKRIQTYNNDSLPIIKHFDQAGQVKKIDASPDADEVFQQVERVFLASGFQ